The genomic region TGGAGCAGACATTCAGCAGCTTCAACCTCTTCTTTTCCCCTCAACCCATTCATGTTTCTACAGTTATTAcagtccctttttttttttttttctcaactcTCAATGCCCAAAAACCAAGCTCGTATTGTTTCACTTGCTTCCCTCCTGAGGTTGGAGGAACTGGGTTTCATTAGAAAGTTGCAGTCCGTAAAGCATTCTTCCCCTCTCCGCACCGCCGATGAACATCCCTCATCCTGTCGACTGACCTGCAAATACCACTGCAGGTCCAGTCAAATGAAGCAACACAGATGTTGCCCGCTTGAGCCTTCCATTCACAATCTGCAGCAATGTTTGTTATCGTCAAGCTTCTGCTCACATATAATCCCATAACTCAATGGTACATCATTCCCTACTCTGCTATTGAATAGCCCAGGTGGTCGCATATGACCAGTAAAACCGCTTATTTGATAACAAGTTCTTTAATTCAATGGTTCAAGCTATGCAGCTTTACAACCAGATGGTCGTTTCAAGATGCTAGACTCGATCAGATGTGATAGtaagaaaataagaagaaaaacaaTGAGAATATAACATTACCTGTGGTACCACAGCACAGTCTGCGGTCATCTATATGATCGACATCCAACCCGATAAACCATGATCCCAGTGAAACGTCTTCGTTGGCATACTTATGCAGCACATGCCTGAAAAATTATCATTTCACAAGAAACGAAGCACATAAACACAAATGAATTTCAAACACAGATAATATGATACTATTCTTCGGAGGATGCAGGAACTTACTGGTTAATGGATATGTATGATGCCAAATCTTTAGAGATGGCATATAGCTGCCCCGTAGCATGACGGAAATACTTGTTTCCCTCCTCACCGAATTTCCAATATTCAGGTTCATGGTATCTTACTCCCCTGTTCACAGATGAGGAAAAAGTgagaaaatttcaaagaaaaggtAATAACTTCGAACTTTTAGTTAAAAACATAATATTGAACATATTTGGCTTACTTTTGAGCAAGAACTGGACCAGATTTCATGCAACCAATGTAAACCCTTGGCTTGGACCGATGTCTAGCCAAAGTTGCTCCAAGTGTCGCTGCAAAAGCACATAGATAAATCAAATTTAAGAAAAGGTACCGAGGAAAGCAACACCAAGAATCATTTACATAGTAATCTATAAATCCCGAAAGGGTAAAAAAACTCTCGATACTAATTTAAACTTTCAAGTGCAACATACATTTTGGCTGCAACATGAGAAAGATTGTTTTGCCAAAATGCAAAACCAGGCAATAGAATATTGCTTCCTTTACCTATATTTACATGCacatcatcatcaacttttaCATAGAAATCAGCATCCCACAAAGCAGCGGCAGTGGCAAAGTATGTCTTTGTCTTTGCTGATAATTCGAGGTAACCCTCAACATGCTCCTGATCAAATGAAATTTTTACAAGAATTAGAATATTGAAGAAGAGCTTTGTAGCTTATGGAATGCAGAAAAGAGCTCCTTTATGTAGGCTCATGTCAAATAGAAGATGCCGACAACGAGCAAAGATTGAGGGTCATACCAGCCTCAGAATGTCACCATGCTTCCGATCTTCAGCTTCAATAGCCCTATCAAGGATACCCCCTGAGGTAGCACTGTCAATGGACAGATAAGAAGTTTAGGAGGATCTCACAAGAAGTTGAGAAGATCATATATGAAGCAATAACATTATAGACAATCAAAGATGAATCCACTGAATATTAGCCCAAACAACCAAAGGCTTTTAACTCGAAATTGAACTTCCAACTAAACTAGCTTTTAACTTGAATAAAGTACCCACCTGTGACCAATTACAAATCGCATTACAACTCCCTTCTCTTCTTCAAGCTTCTTTCGTTCTTCTCCTGGTTTTTCATACAGATGAAGGAACAGTAATGATTCATCTCAAGAAACTAATTTTCTACATGATGCACCAAAATGACTATTATATGGAATAAAAGAGATCAATTTGCAAACCTTGAGGCATCCAGGTAGCACGAACTGAATCTCTTCGTTTTCTGCTGCTAAAAGCAGTATTAATACCTACGACCATTAAATATTTCCGTTTCCCACTCGATTCAGGGATTTTCAGGTCATCCGAAATGGGAGAGCCATTAATTATGGATTCCTGCATGGCCCTTGCAGCAGCTAACTCCATCTCCAAATTCGATATGGTTTTATCCAGTGTTCTGCATTTTACATTTAGTAAAACATAAGTCTTCCGCTAAATTAACCAAAAATGTAAGGGAAAAAGCACGGATATAAGCTTACTGTATAGCATTATGAGTCTTTGAAACTTCCCCAAGTATATTCTTCGATCCGCGCTTCACATCCTTCTGTTAACAGAATACATCATATGAGCTAACCAAACCTAGCAATAGGTGACTTAACTTTCAAGTATTTGAATAAACACTCACTTGAATCGGATCACAACCCTCTGTAACTAGTTTTAACCTTTCATCTTTAACCCCGGTTTCTAGTGATACAACCTTATCTTCAGCTTCAGGCACTGTCCACATTCTAATGCCAAAACATCTAATTAGTTTGAAATTCACACTGGTAAAAGAAAAATGGGACAGAAAATATTGTAATTATCGATCTGGGAGCACGAGTCCACTCGTAATACTTTTGAAATTCACACTAACATCACGGCAGATACCTCGAGTAACAAATTTCAGATAAAAGAACAGCAAATTAAGTGTTTGAACACTAAAAATGCCATGTCAAAATCTTTGAACTTTTAATCCCCTTGATTTGATCTCATCAGAGTAACAAAGCAAAGCTCAAATGGCCAAAACCTTAAATCCACCATAAAAGAAATCATGAAACAAAGAACAGGAGAACCTACATAATACTCTATGAACTGCAGATCTTTGCTTTACAAGATCAAAAGTTTTCATAATCATTATCCATAAATAAGAACCCCACAAACATATATCAGAAAACCTACTAAAAAATGCCTTAAACCATGGTCCATA from Gossypium arboreum isolate Shixiya-1 chromosome 1, ASM2569848v2, whole genome shotgun sequence harbors:
- the LOC108480299 gene encoding probable beta-1,3-galactosyltransferase 4, with the protein product MGWKSKGLESNAKSFVTKKWTLLLCIGCFCAGMLFSDRMWTVPEAEDKVVSLETGVKDERLKLVTEGCDPIQKDVKRGSKNILGEVSKTHNAIQTLDKTISNLEMELAAARAMQESIINGSPISDDLKIPESSGKRKYLMVVGINTAFSSRKRRDSVRATWMPQGEERKKLEEEKGVVMRFVIGHSATSGGILDRAIEAEDRKHGDILRLEHVEGYLELSAKTKTYFATAAALWDADFYVKVDDDVHVNIATLGATLARHRSKPRVYIGCMKSGPVLAQKGVRYHEPEYWKFGEEGNKYFRHATGQLYAISKDLASYISINQHVLHKYANEDVSLGSWFIGLDVDHIDDRRLCCGTTDCEWKAQAGNICVASFDWTCSGICRSVDRMRDVHRRCGEGKNALRTATF